The Synergistaceae bacterium DNA window AGTAAAGAAAGAAACTCCTGCAGCGAAGCCAAAAACTGCAACAAACCCGAAGACTAAAGCAAAGTCCAAACCTGCAGTAAAAGCTACCCCCGCTGCAAAACCTGCAATTGCTGCAGGAGAGAAGACAGTAGAGATTCCTGCAACAACATCTCCGGCAAAACCTGCGACTAAAAAACCTGCAGTGAAAAAAGCAACCAAGAAAAAAAAGAAATAGCAAAACGTTACAGCCCGTCGAGAAACATACGACGGGCTGTAACGTTTTGTATTTTGAAAGATTAAATTGCTATTTATGACAAACAATATTTAAATCCAATAGTAATTTTAAAACAACAAAAAAACATTCTCTCATACACATTCAAAAACGTTAATTTCAAATATAAAAATAAACATCATCAATTCTGATTGGATAAATCTATATAACACAGGGAAAACTCACATTATTTATCCTGCCGTAAAACATTAT harbors:
- a CDS encoding transcriptional regulator, which encodes VKKETPAAKPKTATNPKTKAKSKPAVKATPAAKPAIAAGEKTVEIPATTSPAKPATKKPAVKKATKKKKK